Proteins found in one Ahaetulla prasina isolate Xishuangbanna unplaced genomic scaffold, ASM2864084v1 Contig117, whole genome shotgun sequence genomic segment:
- the LOC131187263 gene encoding collagen alpha-2(I) chain-like, translated as MHGLIFETSICYWQDQPGSRPSCAGIGAGEGRAGDGGAERRRGPARVAPSASRRGRAGTAGLAAVGPEREGPQASRWPSGGLSGDGRLRVTLEKSAPSEAGERRGRSRGREAGARRRASRSAEEGSFTPRPGTARGRQARRGPSGEAGLGPTGWRIRAAKRRFESVAEAGASAPPEHRPAEAGPRGPSRGDRGVHDRSGRRRTRPTARQPSQGERGGPCRGRVAPHGTARCTCRRWRAGRPARLKGSEVARNLRAPGEPGFGILDAVGVSGVRGGRRRDSRMPRSAAAAESAPVRLPVDRDGRLHSQRNTTGLPGLGAATGGEEDHIPAPCRRASSPTSAEASVPSPGAGRDPGAEPRASGPVCRTSAAASAGRIPTLGRAAPPASVPSPGLGAIRGMRRDRSTVEAGGTVYLLGSLQFQFKSPAFLGRLEPGPRPQPQPNPNPKGVYPPMGCFRIFYLERKKSPIRSLMCRAGQGRGREERDRVPPRAPVYRRGRRQTATAGDALREVVLRGRPAPPSGTEEAPPLRSARSLGQKLVSRLTFNRSQRGAALLRNPDPESGRLRMICTGFPMRRALRRGGRPLPAALRSRDGRLSAPGRAAQLSEAHRGSSALRYRYV; from the exons ATGCATGGCTTAATCTTTGAGACAAGCATATGCTACTGGCAGGATCAACCAGGTAGCCGCCCAAGCTGCGCGGGGATCGGAGCCGGCGAAGGGCGGGCCGGCGACGGCGGGGCCGAACGCCGGCGTGGGCCGGCTCGGGTGGCCCCCTCCGCCTCGCGGCGGGGCCGGGCGGGGACCGCGGGGCTCGCGGCGGTCGGGCCGGAGCGGGAAGGCCCTCAGGCCTCCCGCTGGCCCTCGGGAGGTCTCTCTGGGGACGGTCGGCTCCGAGTCACGCTAGAAAAGTCGGCACCCTCGGAGGCGGGCGAACGCCGGGGTCGGAGCCGCGGCCGGGAGGCAGGCGCCCGGCGACGCGCGAGCCGCTCAGCGGAGGAGGGCAGCTTCACCCCGCGCCCCGGGACGGCGCGGGGCCGACAAGCACGCCGCGGCCCGAGCGGGGAGGCGGGGCTCGGACCCACCGGGTGGAGGATCCGGGCCGCGAAGCGACGCTTCGAGTCGGTCGCCGAGGCGGGGGCGTCCGCTCCGCCTGAACACCGGCCCGCGGAGGCCGGCCCGCGAGGTCCCTCCCGAGGCGACCGCGGAGTCCACGATCGATCGGGGAGAAGGAGGACCCGTCCGACCGCTCGTCAGCCCTCCCAGGGCGAACGAGGCGGTCCCTGCCGCGGACGGGTGGCGCCGCACGGCACAGCACGGTGTACTTGCCGCCGGTGGAGGGCCGGTAGACCGGCACGCCTCAAGGGTTCTGAAGTCGCCAGAAATCTCCGCGCACCTGGCGAACCCGGCTTTGGGATCCTCGACGCCGTGGGAGTTTCCGGCGTCCGCGGCGGGCGACGCCGGGACTCCCGGATGCCGAGGTCGGCCGCAGCCGCCGAGTCCGCCCCTGTCCGCCTTCCGGTGGACCGGGACGGGCGGCTCCACTCCCAGAGAAACAccaccggtctaccgggcctgggtgCGGCGACCGGCGGAGAGGAGGACCACATCCCGGCGCCGTGCCGGCGGGCCTCGTCGCCCACCTCGGCCGaggcctcggtcccgtcgcccg gcgcgggacgggatcccggcgcggAGCCTCGGGCCTCGGGACCGGTCTGCCGGACCAGCGCGGCGGCATCGGCGGGGCGGATCCCGACCCTCGGTCGGGCAGCTCCGCCAgcctcggtcccgtcgcccggCCTCGGGGCCATCCGCGGGATGCGGCGGGACCGGTCTACCGTGGAGGCGGGCGGGACGGTCTACCTTCTGGGAAGTCTGCAGTTTCaattcaagagtcctgctttcttgggaagattggag CCcggcccccggccccagccccagcctaaccctaaccctaaggggGTTTACCCTCCAATGGGATGTTTCCGTATCTTTtacctggaaaggaagaaaagcccgATCCGCAGCCTGATGTG ccgggcagggcagggcagggggcgGGAGGAGAGGGACAGAGTCCCGCCACGGGCACCGGTCTACCGGCGGGGCCGCCGGCAGACCGCGACGGCCGGGGACGCCCTCCGCGAGGTCGTCCTCCGCGGCCGACCGGCCCCGCCCTCGGGGACGGAGGAGGCCCCGCCCCTCCGATCCGCTCGCTCGCTCGGACAAAAGCTTGTGTCGAGGCTGACTTTCAATAGATCGCAGCGAGGAGCTGCTCTGCTACGAAACCCCGACCCAGAATCAGGTCGTCTACGAATGATTTGCACCGGGTTCCCCATGCGACGTGCGCTTCGCCGCGGCGGGCGGCCCCTTCCGGCCGCGCTCCGCTCCCGTGACGGACGGCTCTCCGCACCGGGCCGGGCGGCCCAGCTATCCGAGGCCCACCGAGGCTCCTCGGCGCTGCGGTATCGTTACGTTTAG